Proteins encoded together in one Gemmatimonadota bacterium DH-78 window:
- the murF gene encoding UDP-N-acetylmuramoyl-tripeptide--D-alanyl-D-alanine ligase produces MTADFRWTDARVRQALGLREPTDETASLAYTGVNTDSRAIGEGDLFVALVGPRFDGHEFVEDAFAAGARGAVVSRPVEIAGDQMLYPVDDTLLALGRLARHRRDALPAAIVGIGGSVGKTSTKNLTAAAVGAGLRVHATRANENNRIGVPLTLLAAPADAEAVVVEMGTSERGEMAALAEITRPDLVLMVTVGEEHLEGLGSREGAVEEELDLLRGMAENGRAWVGDTPIDLPERARAIVPGVRVAGWSERAHPDLRPRDVAIDVWGRHAFTWEGARVQLATAGRHAVVNALLALDASRWLGVDAAAAAAAVAEVAPSGMRGEVQRVGDLSVVMDCYNANPQSVLAAVELLEARTPGSPKVLVLGSMLELGERSPELHRAVLAEVLDRDLDVVLATGLFAEAGVDARAGGPVLLKESEPRAGYALLRERLKGDEVVLLKGSRGVALERLLPLLEVDFGAGEDR; encoded by the coding sequence ATGACCGCCGACTTCCGCTGGACCGATGCGCGGGTGAGGCAGGCGCTGGGCCTTCGCGAGCCCACCGACGAGACGGCCTCGCTCGCCTACACCGGGGTGAATACCGACTCGCGGGCGATCGGTGAGGGCGACCTCTTCGTGGCGCTGGTCGGCCCTCGTTTCGACGGGCACGAGTTCGTGGAAGACGCCTTCGCCGCGGGGGCGCGAGGGGCCGTGGTGTCGCGCCCGGTGGAGATCGCGGGCGACCAGATGCTCTACCCGGTGGACGACACGCTCCTCGCCCTCGGACGGCTGGCGCGGCACCGGCGCGACGCGCTGCCCGCCGCCATCGTCGGCATCGGGGGGTCGGTGGGGAAGACTTCGACCAAGAACCTCACCGCCGCCGCGGTGGGCGCCGGTCTCCGGGTGCACGCCACCCGGGCCAACGAGAACAACCGGATCGGCGTACCCCTCACCCTGCTCGCCGCCCCGGCCGACGCCGAGGCGGTGGTGGTCGAGATGGGCACCAGCGAGCGGGGCGAGATGGCCGCGCTGGCCGAGATCACCCGTCCCGACCTCGTGCTGATGGTCACCGTGGGCGAAGAGCACCTCGAGGGACTCGGGTCGAGGGAGGGCGCCGTGGAGGAGGAGCTCGATCTCCTTCGGGGCATGGCCGAGAACGGCCGCGCCTGGGTGGGCGACACCCCGATCGATCTGCCCGAGCGTGCCCGCGCCATCGTGCCCGGCGTGCGCGTCGCCGGGTGGAGCGAGCGCGCCCACCCCGACCTGCGTCCGCGCGACGTGGCCATCGACGTGTGGGGGCGCCACGCCTTCACCTGGGAGGGCGCGCGGGTGCAGCTGGCCACGGCGGGTCGGCACGCCGTGGTGAACGCCCTGCTCGCGCTCGACGCCTCGCGCTGGCTCGGTGTCGACGCGGCGGCGGCCGCCGCCGCCGTGGCCGAGGTGGCCCCGTCGGGCATGCGGGGCGAGGTGCAGCGGGTGGGCGACCTGTCGGTGGTCATGGACTGCTACAACGCCAATCCCCAGTCGGTGCTCGCCGCCGTCGAGCTGCTCGAGGCGCGCACCCCGGGCTCGCCGAAGGTGCTCGTGCTCGGTTCGATGCTCGAGCTGGGGGAGCGGTCGCCCGAGCTGCACCGCGCGGTGCTGGCCGAGGTGCTCGATCGGGATCTCGACGTGGTGCTCGCCACCGGTCTCTTCGCGGAGGCGGGCGTGGACGCCCGCGCCGGGGGACCGGTTCTGCTGAAGGAATCCGAGCCCCGGGCCGGCTATGCGCTGCTCCGGGAGCGGCTGAAGGGAGACGAGGTGGTGCTGCTGAAGGGATCGCGGGGCGTGGCGCTCGAGCGGCTGCTGCCGCTTCTCGAGGTGGACTTCGGGGCGGGGGAGGATCGCTGA
- a CDS encoding penicillin-binding transpeptidase domain-containing protein, with translation MSRRPRRPGTAPAWRRRSLLAGWLCAGALIVGRSFQVQVLDAGEWRERAELQHLDSEEIPAARGAILDRNGVPLVVSRERFEIAVATNELRASQKDSLLTILRDELKVPASRLRRVERAGADDREWVVLGSRFGPTARQRVRRFHGVHVTRMLTREMPYGDLALGLLGREVDGVWRGGIEQAFDEHLAGHPGREQKAMDNAGRAIPGQTVTLRDPVPGGSVTLTIDVDLQEISEDVLADAIAEHEARGGDLLVLDPFTGEVLALASIQQGNTNALSAINAPYEPGSTLKPFTVVAALEEGVAALEDSVDIGMGYWNFDGRALRDTHGSGVITFAEALQESSNIGIAKMALPLTPEEQYANLRDFGFGSPTGLPLPGETSGRLPHPEEWSRPTPQSLAIGYEISVTPLQMTLAYGALANGGQLMEPRIVRETTTASGERERFEPRVLRRVTTPAITREISEVLVRVVEDGTGTRAQLGPYQVAGKSGTAKIAERGGYGGQYFASFVGYFPADDPQIVVYAKLDAPRGGEYYGGAVAAPLIRATMEAALASRESPLSRARLVRSNRVATRPAASGEDLLDSRFVTTEGEPPAAASTADGARVPDVRGLTPRSAIRRLHAAGYRVSYDQSGPVIGTVPGAGSRLQPGDTVRLRVRGGGP, from the coding sequence GTGAGCCGCCGGCCCCGTCGCCCCGGCACCGCGCCGGCCTGGCGCCGCCGCAGCCTGCTCGCGGGTTGGCTGTGCGCGGGCGCCCTCATCGTGGGGCGGTCCTTTCAGGTGCAGGTGCTCGACGCCGGGGAGTGGCGGGAGCGCGCCGAACTTCAGCACCTCGACTCCGAAGAGATCCCCGCCGCCCGCGGGGCGATCCTCGACCGCAACGGCGTGCCGCTGGTCGTGAGCCGCGAGCGCTTCGAGATCGCCGTGGCCACGAACGAGCTCCGCGCATCTCAGAAGGACTCCCTCCTGACGATCCTGCGCGACGAGCTGAAGGTGCCCGCCTCGCGCCTCCGTCGAGTGGAGCGCGCCGGCGCCGACGACCGCGAGTGGGTGGTGCTCGGCAGCCGCTTCGGTCCGACCGCCCGCCAGCGCGTGCGCCGGTTTCACGGCGTGCACGTGACCCGCATGCTCACCCGTGAGATGCCCTACGGCGATCTGGCGCTGGGACTCCTCGGGCGCGAGGTCGACGGCGTGTGGCGCGGGGGTATCGAGCAGGCCTTCGACGAGCATCTGGCCGGCCATCCCGGCCGCGAGCAGAAGGCGATGGACAACGCGGGGCGCGCGATCCCCGGCCAGACGGTGACGCTGCGGGATCCGGTTCCGGGCGGCTCCGTGACCCTCACGATCGACGTCGACCTCCAGGAGATCTCCGAGGACGTGCTGGCCGACGCGATCGCCGAGCACGAGGCCCGGGGCGGCGACCTGCTGGTGCTCGACCCCTTCACGGGCGAGGTGCTCGCGCTGGCGAGCATCCAGCAGGGCAACACCAACGCGCTGTCGGCGATCAACGCCCCCTACGAGCCCGGCTCCACGCTGAAGCCCTTTACCGTGGTGGCCGCTCTCGAGGAGGGCGTGGCGGCGCTGGAGGACTCGGTCGACATCGGCATGGGCTACTGGAACTTCGACGGCCGCGCCCTGCGCGACACGCACGGGTCGGGGGTGATCACCTTCGCCGAGGCGCTGCAGGAGTCGTCGAACATCGGCATCGCCAAGATGGCGCTGCCCCTCACCCCCGAGGAGCAGTACGCGAACCTCCGCGATTTCGGGTTCGGATCGCCCACGGGGCTGCCGCTGCCGGGTGAGACCTCGGGGCGACTGCCGCACCCCGAGGAGTGGAGCCGACCGACGCCGCAGTCGCTCGCCATCGGTTACGAGATCAGTGTCACCCCGCTGCAGATGACGCTCGCCTACGGCGCGCTCGCGAACGGGGGACAGCTCATGGAGCCGCGGATCGTTCGCGAGACCACCACCGCCTCGGGGGAGCGCGAGCGATTCGAGCCCCGGGTGCTCCGCCGGGTGACCACACCGGCCATCACGCGCGAGATCAGCGAGGTGCTGGTGCGGGTGGTGGAGGACGGCACGGGCACGCGGGCTCAGCTCGGCCCCTACCAGGTGGCCGGCAAGAGCGGCACGGCCAAGATCGCGGAGCGAGGCGGATACGGCGGACAGTACTTCGCGTCGTTCGTCGGCTACTTCCCGGCCGACGACCCGCAGATCGTGGTGTACGCCAAGCTCGACGCTCCCCGCGGCGGGGAGTACTACGGCGGGGCGGTGGCCGCTCCGCTGATCCGCGCGACCATGGAGGCGGCCCTCGCCTCCCGCGAGTCGCCGCTGAGTCGGGCCCGGCTGGTGCGTTCGAATCGGGTGGCCACCCGGCCCGCGGCGAGCGGCGAAGACCTGCTCGACTCGCGGTTCGTGACCACCGAGGGCGAGCCGCCCGCCGCCGCCTCGACGGCCGACGGCGCCCGGGTGCCCGACGTGCGCGGGCTCACGCCGCGCTCCGCCATTCGCAGGCTGCACGCGGCCGGGTATCGAGTGAGCTACGACCAGTCCGGTCCGGTGATCGGCACCGTGCCGGGCGCGGGCAGTCGACTCCAACCGGGCGACACCGTGCGGCTCCGGGTGAGAGGGGGCGGGCCATGA
- a CDS encoding UDP-N-acetylmuramoyl-L-alanyl-D-glutamate--2,6-diaminopimelate ligase, whose product MTAGTPLATLASVLRADDLLREIVGAEDAAVLGASQDSRSIRRGDVFLAWAGSATDAHDYVGAAAQAGAAAAVVERVVEGVDLPQLVVTDGRRAAALVADAVEGFPSRALRTVAVTGTNGKTTTALLTRHLLGASARAAALGTLGIVGPDGQLHDGAALTTPGPVELARTLRELADAGVEWLVMEASSHALDQHRLDALKLDAAVFTNLSLDHLDYHETFSAYRDAKLRLVELLGVDGRAVVNAAEAAWGRLDLTRIVRYAVQADADIVADEVECRAGGSSFRVRAGEWRTRAELPLPGRFNIENALAALATALVAGVPFDAAVARLASAPQVPGRMEVLQREPFTVIIDFAHTPDALENLLTTVRSLTPGTLRVLFGAGGDRDRSKRAPMAATVARHADRVWVTSDNPRTEDPESILDDLVAGLRNADHRREVDRVKAIHGVIEEAATGDVIVLAGKGHETVQVVGTEKRPLDERVIVRDALRARGLA is encoded by the coding sequence ATGACGGCCGGCACTCCCCTCGCCACCCTGGCCTCGGTCCTCCGGGCGGACGACCTCCTGCGGGAGATCGTCGGCGCGGAGGACGCGGCGGTTCTGGGAGCTTCGCAGGACTCCCGGTCGATTCGGCGCGGCGACGTGTTCCTCGCCTGGGCGGGATCGGCGACGGACGCGCACGACTACGTGGGTGCCGCGGCGCAGGCCGGTGCGGCGGCTGCGGTGGTCGAGCGGGTGGTCGAGGGCGTGGACCTTCCGCAGCTGGTGGTCACCGACGGCCGCCGGGCCGCGGCACTGGTGGCCGACGCCGTCGAGGGCTTTCCCTCGCGGGCGCTGCGGACCGTGGCCGTGACCGGCACCAACGGAAAGACCACCACCGCGCTCCTCACCCGCCACCTGCTGGGGGCCTCCGCGCGGGCCGCCGCTCTGGGCACCCTCGGGATCGTGGGGCCCGACGGGCAGCTGCACGACGGCGCGGCGCTCACCACGCCCGGTCCGGTCGAGCTCGCGCGCACGCTGCGCGAACTCGCCGACGCCGGAGTGGAGTGGCTCGTGATGGAGGCGTCGTCGCACGCCCTCGATCAGCACCGCCTCGACGCGCTGAAGCTCGACGCCGCCGTGTTCACCAACCTCTCGCTCGACCACCTCGACTACCACGAGACCTTCAGCGCCTACCGCGACGCCAAGCTGCGGCTCGTGGAGCTGCTGGGCGTGGACGGCCGGGCGGTGGTGAATGCCGCCGAGGCCGCGTGGGGCCGCCTCGACCTCACCCGCATCGTGCGCTACGCCGTGCAGGCCGACGCCGACATCGTGGCCGACGAAGTGGAGTGTCGCGCCGGAGGCAGCAGCTTCCGAGTGCGCGCGGGCGAGTGGCGCACCCGCGCGGAGCTGCCGCTTCCCGGACGCTTCAACATCGAGAACGCGCTGGCCGCGCTGGCCACCGCGCTCGTGGCGGGCGTGCCCTTCGACGCCGCCGTGGCGCGCCTGGCGAGCGCCCCGCAGGTGCCCGGCCGCATGGAGGTGCTGCAGCGGGAGCCCTTCACGGTGATCATCGACTTCGCCCACACGCCCGACGCTCTCGAGAACCTGCTGACCACGGTGCGGTCGCTCACCCCGGGCACCCTGCGCGTGCTCTTCGGGGCCGGCGGAGACCGCGACCGCTCCAAGCGGGCGCCGATGGCCGCCACCGTCGCGCGCCACGCCGACCGGGTGTGGGTCACCTCCGACAACCCCCGCACCGAGGATCCGGAGTCGATTCTCGACGACCTCGTCGCGGGTCTACGCAACGCCGATCACCGCCGCGAGGTGGACCGCGTGAAGGCGATCCACGGGGTGATCGAGGAGGCCGCCACCGGCGATGTGATCGTGCTCGCCGGCAAGGGGCACGAGACCGTCCAGGTGGTGGGCACCGAGAAGCGCCCGCTCGACGAGCGGGTGATCGTGCGCGACGCCCTCCGCGCCCGGGGGCTCGCATGA
- the murD gene encoding UDP-N-acetylmuramoyl-L-alanine--D-glutamate ligase — protein sequence MTVAILGLGSSGDAAARLALVQGDHPYVSDLRTDAATAARAAHLEELGADVELGAHDLDRIAAADVVVVSPGIPPHAPVLVELRRRGCRWVSEPDYAARFYRAPLIGVTGTNGKTTTTLLIAHLLREAGVPVGVGGNVGGGLAPAASDLALLEPAPAWFVVEVSSFQLADTATFAPDIGVVTNLAPDHLDRYASVAEYWADKAHLFDRADADSRWVLADQPEVVALSGDRPGRRYLFSTTRTEGVHAFLRDGVLTLRVDEGAGDGSDDGAEESLVAIEALPLLGLHNVANALAAALAVRLAGVPAASIAAGLMTASALPHRMEPVGERDGVVWVNDSKATNVAATVSAVVSAGAPLVLLLGGFDKGESLDPLVASLPGPVRAAVCFGAAGPRFAARLREVEGLALHEAADLAGAVALARTLAQAGDWILLSPASSSFDEFDNYEARGRRFAALAVEEAA from the coding sequence GTGACCGTCGCAATCCTCGGCCTCGGGAGCAGCGGAGATGCCGCCGCTCGACTGGCCCTCGTTCAGGGAGACCACCCCTATGTCTCGGATCTCCGCACTGATGCCGCGACTGCAGCTCGTGCAGCCCACCTCGAAGAGCTGGGAGCCGACGTCGAGCTGGGAGCCCACGACCTCGATCGGATCGCAGCCGCCGACGTCGTGGTGGTCAGTCCTGGAATCCCCCCGCACGCTCCGGTGCTCGTCGAACTCCGCCGGCGCGGCTGCCGCTGGGTGTCCGAGCCGGACTACGCCGCACGGTTCTATCGCGCGCCACTGATCGGGGTGACCGGCACCAACGGCAAGACCACCACCACGCTCCTCATCGCGCACCTGCTGCGCGAGGCGGGGGTGCCGGTCGGCGTGGGCGGCAACGTGGGCGGAGGACTCGCCCCGGCCGCCTCCGATCTTGCGCTGCTGGAGCCGGCACCCGCGTGGTTCGTGGTGGAGGTGAGCTCCTTCCAGCTCGCCGACACGGCCACCTTCGCCCCCGACATCGGCGTGGTCACCAACCTCGCCCCCGATCACCTCGATCGGTACGCGTCGGTGGCGGAGTACTGGGCCGACAAGGCGCATCTCTTCGACCGGGCCGACGCCGACAGCCGCTGGGTGCTCGCCGACCAGCCCGAGGTCGTCGCGCTTTCCGGTGACCGGCCGGGCCGCCGCTACCTCTTCAGCACCACGCGCACGGAAGGGGTGCACGCCTTCCTGCGCGACGGGGTGCTCACCCTGCGGGTGGACGAGGGCGCGGGCGACGGCTCCGACGACGGTGCCGAGGAATCGCTGGTGGCGATCGAGGCGCTGCCTCTTCTGGGACTCCACAACGTGGCCAACGCCCTGGCCGCCGCCCTGGCGGTGCGCCTGGCCGGTGTGCCCGCCGCGAGCATCGCCGCGGGCCTGATGACGGCCTCCGCCCTCCCGCACCGCATGGAGCCGGTGGGGGAGCGCGACGGTGTGGTGTGGGTGAACGACAGCAAGGCCACGAACGTGGCGGCCACGGTGAGCGCCGTGGTCAGCGCCGGAGCGCCTCTCGTGCTGCTGCTCGGTGGCTTCGACAAGGGGGAGTCGCTGGATCCCCTCGTGGCGTCGCTCCCCGGTCCCGTGCGTGCGGCGGTGTGCTTCGGCGCCGCCGGACCGCGCTTCGCGGCCCGCCTGCGCGAGGTGGAGGGGCTCGCGCTGCACGAAGCCGCCGACCTCGCCGGGGCCGTGGCACTCGCACGCACCCTGGCGCAGGCCGGCGATTGGATTCTGCTGAGCCCGGCCTCGTCGTCGTTCGACGAGTTCGACAACTACGAGGCCCGCGGGCGACGCTTCGCCGCGCTGGCGGTGGAGGAGGCGGCATGA
- the mraY gene encoding phospho-N-acetylmuramoyl-pentapeptide-transferase has product MFYHLLPGFSDVHILFNLFNYNTFRAAGALVTALLIAFVLGPATIRMLTRLKVGQIVRDVGPEAHLVKAGTPTMGGALIIAACVVSTLLWADLTNWYTGLCLLGLVWMGAIGFLDDYLKIVRRSSEGLVARAKLLGQLSFGLALGIFLVVQPISPFPSTWTGLPFFSDYAAAFWPPAFVGFVTLLVGFTSNAVNLTDGLDGLAGGLGAIATATFALIAYITGRVDTSAYLGLFYLPGAGEMAIFALALAGGILGFLWYNAHPAQVFMGDTGSLAIGGALAVMAILLKAEFLLLIIGAVFVAEGLSVMLQVGWFRYTRRRFGEGRRIFRMAPLHHHFEKLGWAETTVVIRFWILGILSAMVAISTLKIR; this is encoded by the coding sequence ATGTTCTACCATCTGCTCCCCGGGTTCTCCGACGTCCACATTCTGTTCAATCTGTTCAACTACAACACCTTCCGCGCCGCGGGCGCGCTGGTGACCGCGCTGCTGATCGCCTTCGTGCTCGGCCCGGCCACCATCCGCATGCTCACGCGCCTCAAGGTGGGGCAGATCGTGCGCGACGTGGGCCCCGAAGCCCATCTCGTGAAGGCGGGTACGCCCACCATGGGCGGTGCGCTGATCATCGCGGCCTGCGTGGTGTCGACCCTGCTGTGGGCCGACCTCACGAACTGGTACACGGGCCTCTGCCTGCTCGGCCTGGTGTGGATGGGGGCGATCGGCTTCCTCGACGACTACCTGAAGATCGTGCGGCGCTCCTCGGAAGGGCTCGTGGCGCGCGCCAAGCTCCTCGGCCAGCTCAGCTTCGGGCTGGCGCTGGGCATCTTCCTCGTGGTGCAGCCGATCTCGCCCTTTCCCTCCACCTGGACGGGGCTGCCCTTCTTCTCCGACTACGCGGCGGCCTTCTGGCCCCCCGCCTTCGTCGGCTTCGTGACGCTGCTCGTGGGCTTCACCTCCAACGCGGTGAACCTCACCGACGGCCTCGACGGACTCGCGGGGGGGCTCGGTGCGATCGCCACCGCCACCTTCGCGCTGATCGCCTACATCACCGGGCGCGTCGACACCTCGGCGTACCTCGGGCTGTTCTACCTGCCCGGGGCGGGGGAGATGGCGATCTTCGCCCTCGCCCTCGCCGGCGGAATCCTCGGCTTTCTGTGGTACAACGCCCACCCCGCCCAGGTGTTCATGGGCGACACGGGATCGCTGGCCATCGGAGGCGCGCTCGCCGTCATGGCGATTCTGCTCAAGGCCGAGTTCCTGCTGCTCATCATCGGCGCCGTCTTCGTGGCCGAGGGGCTGTCGGTGATGCTCCAGGTGGGCTGGTTCCGCTACACCAGGCGCCGGTTCGGCGAAGGCCGGCGCATCTTCCGGATGGCTCCGCTGCATCACCACTTCGAGAAGCTCGGGTGGGCCGAGACCACCGTCGTCATCCGGTTCTGGATCCTCGGGATCCTCTCCGCCATGGTCGCCATCTCAACGCTGAAGATCCGGTGA
- a CDS encoding putative peptidoglycan glycosyltransferase FtsW: MNDRRPLDLVTKTVALPEVGLGRGWEGPMLFGITLLILCFGLVTLYSASVFMAQQAGQPDHFYVLRQATGAAVGLVALVLCARLPYRIWEALAWPMLWVSVVLLMLVVLPFTQGITYAANGARRWLDLGIRFQPSDLAKVSIITWTAMLAVRKQGEFRSLGRGLAPFLLIWGLILLPVVLQPDLSTALLMATVAALIVFAAGGRIGHFAFLGVLAVPAVLTQIGSGFRLARIEAFLDPASDQAGAGYQLYQSLIAIGSGGVTGRGFGNGQQKYAFLPEPHNDFIFAMVGEEWGFLGVVFIVALYMAFIVVGFRIARRAPDLFGQLLALGITNLIALHAVLHMMVGVGLLPTTGLALPLVSYGRTNLVVTLAAVGMLIAVARETDRDWRPELETRRRSDDLARDRRHGGVLQPARRARA; this comes from the coding sequence ATGAACGACCGACGCCCGCTGGACCTCGTGACCAAGACGGTGGCGCTGCCCGAGGTGGGGCTCGGCCGGGGATGGGAGGGCCCGATGCTGTTCGGGATCACCCTGCTGATCCTCTGCTTCGGCCTGGTCACCCTCTACTCGGCGAGCGTCTTCATGGCGCAGCAGGCCGGCCAGCCCGACCACTTCTACGTGCTGCGCCAGGCGACCGGCGCGGCGGTGGGGCTGGTGGCGCTCGTGCTGTGCGCGCGTCTGCCCTACCGCATCTGGGAGGCGCTCGCCTGGCCCATGCTGTGGGTGAGCGTCGTGCTGTTGATGCTGGTGGTGCTGCCCTTCACGCAGGGCATCACCTACGCGGCCAACGGCGCCCGCCGGTGGCTCGATCTGGGCATCCGCTTCCAGCCCTCCGACCTGGCCAAGGTGTCGATCATCACCTGGACGGCGATGCTGGCGGTGCGCAAGCAGGGCGAGTTCCGCAGCCTGGGCAGGGGCCTCGCGCCCTTCCTGCTGATCTGGGGTCTGATCCTGCTCCCGGTGGTGCTGCAGCCCGACCTGTCGACGGCACTGCTCATGGCGACGGTCGCGGCACTGATCGTCTTCGCCGCGGGGGGGCGCATCGGGCACTTCGCCTTCCTCGGCGTGCTCGCGGTGCCGGCGGTCCTCACCCAGATCGGCTCGGGCTTCCGACTCGCCCGCATCGAAGCGTTTCTCGACCCCGCCTCCGACCAGGCCGGGGCGGGCTATCAGCTCTACCAGTCGCTGATCGCGATCGGGTCGGGCGGGGTGACGGGCCGGGGCTTCGGCAACGGGCAGCAGAAGTACGCCTTCCTGCCCGAGCCCCACAACGACTTCATCTTCGCCATGGTGGGCGAGGAGTGGGGCTTCCTGGGCGTGGTGTTCATCGTGGCCCTCTACATGGCCTTCATCGTGGTGGGATTCCGGATCGCCCGGCGCGCCCCCGACCTCTTCGGGCAGCTTCTGGCGCTCGGCATCACCAACCTCATCGCGCTGCACGCGGTGCTGCACATGATGGTGGGGGTGGGACTCCTGCCGACGACGGGTCTGGCCCTGCCGCTGGTGTCCTACGGGCGGACGAATCTCGTGGTGACCCTCGCGGCCGTGGGCATGCTGATCGCCGTGGCGCGCGAGACCGATCGCGACTGGCGCCCCGAACTCGAGACGCGGCGCCGCTCCGACGACCTGGCCCGCGACCGCCGGCACGGCGGGGTGCTCCAGCCGGCACGGAGGGCCCGTGCATGA